In Mucilaginibacter celer, one DNA window encodes the following:
- a CDS encoding TolB family protein, whose protein sequence is MRAKLLSIVLCMACLALYVREVKAQGPGIFDGQTDVGTVKHAGSGVYDAKTQQYTLTGSGQNIWATHDDFHFVWRKIKGDFILRTNAAFIGKGVELHRKVGLMVRTTLDSNSKHINAVVHGDGLTSLQYRKTISGVTEEKKASITAADVIQLERKGNTYTMSVARKGDLFVNEEVTDLDLGDDVYVGIFICSHNADVTEKAVFNNVRIVTPAPATLVPYKQYLGSAIELLDLESQNATVIYQSPKSLQAPNWMVDGKSLIYNSEGSLYKFDLKSHTPTVLNTNPAKNNNNDHVLSFDGKMLTISSGDGGPSIGYTVSSAGGEAIKVTQTGKGASYMHGWSPDGKYLVFCGERNKEYDVYRIPSTGGPEERLTTTPGLDDGPEYSPDGKYIYFNSVRSGLMQIWRMKADGSEQTQLTNDDYNNWFPHVSPDGKWIVYITFLKSEVAPGDHPFYKHVYLRVMPVGGGPSKVVAYLYGGQGTINTPSWAPDSKHLAFVSNSDLLFPVFPVAK, encoded by the coding sequence ATGCGCGCTAAACTATTAAGTATTGTTTTATGCATGGCTTGCCTTGCTTTGTATGTTCGCGAAGTAAAAGCACAGGGCCCGGGAATTTTTGATGGCCAAACCGATGTAGGCACGGTAAAACATGCGGGCAGCGGTGTATATGATGCCAAAACGCAACAGTATACCCTTACCGGTTCGGGCCAAAACATTTGGGCCACACACGATGATTTTCACTTTGTATGGAGAAAAATTAAAGGCGATTTTATCCTGCGCACCAATGCCGCCTTTATTGGTAAAGGTGTTGAGCTGCACCGTAAAGTGGGTTTAATGGTACGTACCACGCTCGATTCCAATTCAAAACATATTAATGCTGTTGTACATGGTGATGGTTTAACATCGTTGCAATACCGCAAAACTATCAGCGGCGTTACCGAAGAAAAGAAAGCATCTATCACAGCTGCCGATGTAATTCAGCTGGAGCGTAAAGGCAATACTTACACCATGTCGGTAGCGCGTAAAGGTGATCTGTTTGTAAACGAAGAAGTTACCGATCTGGATTTAGGCGATGATGTTTACGTAGGCATCTTCATCTGCTCGCACAATGCTGATGTTACCGAAAAAGCCGTATTTAACAATGTACGCATAGTTACCCCGGCCCCGGCAACCCTGGTACCTTACAAGCAATATTTAGGCAGCGCAATCGAACTGCTCGACCTGGAAAGCCAGAACGCCACTGTTATCTATCAATCGCCCAAATCCCTCCAGGCACCTAACTGGATGGTGGATGGTAAATCGCTTATTTATAATAGCGAGGGTTCGCTATACAAATTCGATCTTAAATCGCATACGCCTACAGTATTAAATACAAATCCTGCTAAAAATAACAATAACGACCATGTGCTATCTTTCGATGGCAAAATGCTAACCATCAGCAGTGGCGATGGCGGCCCTTCAATAGGTTACACCGTATCATCAGCAGGCGGCGAAGCAATCAAGGTTACTCAAACCGGAAAAGGAGCAAGCTATATGCACGGCTGGTCGCCGGATGGTAAGTACCTTGTTTTTTGCGGCGAGCGGAATAAGGAATATGATGTTTATCGCATTCCATCAACAGGCGGCCCCGAAGAGAGGTTAACCACAACGCCCGGTTTGGATGATGGCCCGGAATATTCGCCTGATGGAAAATATATTTACTTTAATTCGGTACGCAGCGGCCTGATGCAGATCTGGCGGATGAAAGCTGATGGCAGCGAGCAAACGCAGCTCACCAATGATGATTATAACAACTGGTTCCCTCATGTATCACCTGATGGTAAATGGATCGTTTACATCACCTTCCTGAAAAGCGAAGTTGCCCCTGGTGATCATCCATTTTATAAACATGTATATTTAAGGGTAATGCCGGTTGGCGGCGGTCCGTCAAAAGTGGTGGCATACCTTTATGGAGGGCAGGGTACTATCAATACGCCGTCGTGGGCGCCTGATAGCAAACACCTGGCCTTTGTAAGTAATTCTGATTTATTGTTCCCTGTTTTCCCTGTAGCGAAATAA
- a CDS encoding sugar phosphate isomerase/epimerase family protein: protein MYTSRRSFLKTGALAVAGAALLPDGLFAATDNKLKRVGVQLYSVRDAMKADPMATLKKIADAGYAHVEHANYIDRKFYGYTAKEFKKILNDLGLKMPSGHTVMTPQHWDASKNDFTDAWKYTVEDAATMGQKYVISPWMDEKVRTDTDALKRTMEQFNKSGELCKKSSMMFGYHNHNFEISTKIGDITLYDYIIQNTDPELVAQQIDIGNMYSTGGMALDFINKYPGRFQSMHVKDEIKVPPHNGDDTESTILGKGILPVRDIVKAAAKKGGTSLFIIEQESYQGMDPVDCVKIDLQIMKKWGY, encoded by the coding sequence ATGTATACATCACGCAGATCATTTTTAAAAACCGGTGCCCTTGCAGTAGCCGGTGCAGCCTTGCTTCCTGATGGTTTATTTGCCGCTACGGATAATAAGCTAAAGCGGGTAGGGGTGCAGCTTTACAGCGTACGCGATGCCATGAAGGCCGATCCGATGGCTACCCTTAAAAAGATCGCTGATGCAGGCTATGCCCATGTGGAGCATGCCAATTATATCGACAGGAAATTTTATGGCTACACCGCTAAGGAGTTTAAAAAGATTTTGAACGATCTGGGCCTAAAAATGCCAAGCGGCCATACGGTTATGACACCTCAGCACTGGGATGCATCAAAAAATGATTTTACCGATGCCTGGAAATATACGGTTGAAGATGCCGCCACCATGGGCCAGAAATATGTGATAAGCCCCTGGATGGACGAAAAGGTGCGCACTGATACCGATGCCCTGAAACGTACCATGGAACAGTTTAATAAAAGCGGCGAGTTGTGCAAAAAATCGAGCATGATGTTTGGTTATCATAACCATAACTTCGAGATCAGTACCAAAATAGGTGATATCACACTGTACGATTATATTATCCAGAATACCGACCCTGAACTGGTTGCCCAGCAGATAGATATTGGTAATATGTACAGCACAGGTGGTATGGCTTTGGATTTTATTAATAAATACCCGGGCCGCTTTCAGTCGATGCATGTTAAAGATGAGATTAAAGTTCCGCCTCATAACGGCGACGATACCGAGAGCACCATTTTAGGCAAGGGGATTTTACCTGTTAGGGATATTGTAAAGGCTGCTGCTAAAAAAGGCGGCACGTCATTATTCATAATCGAACAGGAATCTTACCAGGGGATGGATCCGGTTGATTGTGTAAAAATTGATTTACAAATCATGAAAAAGTGGGGCTATTAA
- a CDS encoding gluconate 2-dehydrogenase subunit 3 family protein has product MDRRTVIKNLALIIGGAALLPACSQDKAKSKVALKNIDISADQEQLIGEVSETIIPKTTTPGAKDLLLHLFVLKMVDDCYKKEDQQAFVAGGSHFADAVQKQYGKTFDQLDAKTRELFLLDIEKEIQAEMLEAAKRDSATVPRFVGKYSAETRKFYSMVKRQTINGYTNSKYFMTNIVVYELVPGRYNARFPYKLKQAV; this is encoded by the coding sequence ATGGATCGGCGTACCGTCATTAAAAACCTGGCTTTGATAATAGGAGGGGCAGCATTGCTCCCGGCTTGTTCGCAGGATAAAGCAAAATCAAAAGTCGCCCTAAAAAATATCGATATCAGTGCCGATCAGGAGCAGCTTATAGGCGAGGTGTCTGAAACTATCATTCCGAAAACTACTACGCCGGGAGCTAAAGATCTGCTGCTGCATTTATTTGTGCTGAAAATGGTTGATGATTGCTATAAAAAAGAAGATCAGCAGGCATTTGTAGCAGGGGGCAGTCATTTTGCAGATGCTGTGCAGAAACAATACGGTAAAACGTTTGATCAGCTTGATGCCAAAACCCGCGAGTTATTTTTGCTGGATATAGAAAAAGAAATTCAAGCTGAAATGTTAGAGGCCGCTAAGAGGGACAGTGCTACTGTTCCTCGGTTTGTCGGAAAGTACTCCGCCGAGACAAGGAAATTTTACAGTATGGTAAAACGTCAAACCATCAACGGCTATACCAATTCAAAATATTTTATGACCAATATAGTGGTTTACGAACTTGTGCCGGGCCGGTACAACGCGCGTTTCCCTTATAAATTAAAGCAGGCAGTTTAA
- a CDS encoding GMC oxidoreductase, translating into MANLNIDSVKDRTFDAIVIGSGMSGGWAAKEFTDKGLKTLILERGRDVKHIKDYPTTNMYPWEFEHRGQLPMAIQEANPIVNRCYAFGESAAHFFVKDAEHPYIQDKPFDWIRGYQVGGKSLLWARQTQRWSDFDFEGPARDGFAVDWPIRYKDIAPWYSYVEKFAGISGNRDGIAELPDGEFLPAFPLNTVEEYFSKHVKSNYKNRYVISARCAHLSTPNQIHLDQGRVQCQRRTICERGCPFGGYFSANASTIPWALKSGHATLRPFSVVESIIYDDKLGKATGVRVIDTNTKEAIEYHAKVIFVNAAALNTNLILLNSKSHRFPNGLGNDSGVLGKYVAFHNYSAHIGAQYDGAKEWTTDGRNPAGGGYIPRFRNVYKQETDFLRGYASGFSAYRYPERSWDGVGSSLKNNLANKELGPWHVGSHMMGETIPKETNFVSLDDKQKDAWGVPLLKMNVDYDDNDEKMKKDYIEQLTEMFTSAGFTNIQASTDQRAPGLDIHEMGGARMGNDPKTSILNKWNQVHSVKNVFVTDGASMTSTSCQNPSLTYMAFTARAADYAMSEMKKGNL; encoded by the coding sequence ATGGCTAATTTAAATATCGACAGCGTTAAGGATCGCACTTTTGATGCCATTGTAATAGGATCGGGCATGAGCGGAGGCTGGGCTGCCAAAGAGTTTACCGATAAAGGCTTAAAAACCCTGATATTGGAGCGTGGCCGCGATGTAAAGCACATCAAGGATTACCCCACCACCAATATGTACCCCTGGGAATTTGAGCACCGCGGTCAATTGCCCATGGCTATCCAGGAAGCCAACCCTATAGTAAACCGCTGCTACGCCTTCGGTGAAAGCGCGGCTCACTTTTTTGTAAAAGATGCTGAGCATCCATACATCCAGGATAAACCCTTTGATTGGATCCGCGGATACCAGGTGGGTGGTAAATCCCTGCTCTGGGCACGCCAAACCCAACGCTGGAGCGATTTCGACTTTGAAGGCCCGGCCCGCGATGGTTTCGCGGTTGATTGGCCTATCCGTTATAAAGATATCGCTCCGTGGTATAGCTATGTAGAGAAATTTGCGGGCATCTCCGGAAACCGTGATGGTATTGCCGAATTGCCTGATGGAGAATTTTTACCTGCATTCCCCTTAAATACGGTAGAAGAATATTTCAGCAAACACGTAAAAAGTAATTATAAAAACCGGTACGTAATCAGCGCCCGTTGCGCGCATTTATCAACCCCAAATCAGATCCACCTGGATCAGGGCAGGGTACAATGCCAACGCCGTACTATTTGTGAGCGTGGTTGCCCATTCGGTGGCTATTTTAGCGCAAATGCGAGTACCATCCCCTGGGCATTAAAATCTGGCCATGCTACGTTGAGGCCATTCTCGGTTGTTGAATCTATTATTTATGATGATAAATTAGGCAAAGCGACCGGCGTTCGGGTTATCGACACAAATACTAAAGAAGCTATTGAATACCATGCTAAGGTGATCTTCGTAAACGCGGCAGCATTAAATACCAACCTTATTTTGCTCAATTCCAAATCGCACCGTTTCCCTAATGGTTTGGGTAACGATAGCGGGGTACTGGGTAAATATGTGGCCTTCCACAACTATTCGGCACACATTGGTGCCCAATATGATGGAGCCAAAGAATGGACAACCGATGGCCGTAACCCGGCCGGCGGCGGTTATATTCCACGCTTCAGGAACGTATATAAACAGGAAACAGATTTCCTGCGTGGTTACGCGTCGGGCTTCAGTGCCTACCGTTATCCTGAACGCAGTTGGGACGGCGTGGGCAGCAGCCTGAAAAATAACCTCGCCAATAAGGAGCTTGGCCCATGGCATGTAGGTTCGCACATGATGGGCGAAACCATCCCCAAGGAAACAAACTTTGTAAGCCTTGATGATAAGCAAAAAGATGCCTGGGGCGTGCCGTTGCTAAAAATGAACGTCGATTATGATGATAACGATGAAAAGATGAAGAAGGATTACATCGAGCAGCTTACCGAAATGTTTACCAGTGCCGGCTTCACCAATATCCAGGCCAGCACAGATCAACGTGCTCCGGGGCTTGATATTCACGAAATGGGCGGCGCACGTATGGGCAACGATCCTAAAACATCAATATTAAATAAATGGAACCAGGTGCATAGCGTTAAAAATGTATTTGTTACCGATGGTGCCAGCATGACATCAACCTCATGCCAAAACCCATCGCTAACCTATATGGCCTTCACCGCAAGAGCAGCTGATTATGCAATGAGCGAGATGAAAAAGGGAAACTTGTAG
- a CDS encoding GMC oxidoreductase, whose protein sequence is MSANTYDAIVIGSGISGGWAAKELTQKGLKTIMLERGRDIKHIKDYVNATKDPWEFPHRGGRTQKMIEDYPVLKRDYPLNEVNLDYWASDKDSPYTEIKRFDWFRGYHVGGRSLMWGRQSYRWADVDFEANLKDGIAVDWPIRYKDIAPWYSYAEKFAGISGNRDGLPILPDGDFMPPMEMNVVEKDVSKRLKEYYKEARHMIIGRTANITVPHYDRTNCQYRNKCWLGCPFGAYFSTQSATLPAAMATGNLTVRPWSIVTKIIYDKDTKKAKGVEVLDAETNKTYEYFAKIVFVNASTINSAWILMNSATDVWEGGLGSSSGELGHNLMDHHLNVSASGRFEGYEDKYYFGRRANGFYIPRYRNLNGEKRDYIRGFGYQGSASREGWSRDIAELNIGGAFKDALTEPGSWHVGMGGFGETLPYHDNKITIDKTKKDKWGLPVVAIDAELKENELKMRIDMEKDGKEMLEAIGCKDVQTSSTNPYLGRGIHEMGTARMGRDPKTSVLNEWNQVWDAKNVFVTDGSCMTSAACQNPSLTYMALTARAANYAVDALKKGEI, encoded by the coding sequence ATGTCTGCAAACACTTATGACGCAATAGTCATTGGCTCAGGAATTTCAGGCGGGTGGGCTGCCAAAGAACTAACACAAAAGGGTTTGAAAACCATCATGCTTGAGCGTGGTCGTGATATCAAGCACATCAAAGATTATGTAAATGCTACCAAAGACCCCTGGGAGTTTCCGCACAGGGGCGGCCGTACGCAAAAAATGATCGAAGATTATCCTGTTCTTAAGCGCGATTACCCGCTGAACGAAGTTAATCTTGATTATTGGGCAAGCGATAAAGACAGTCCGTATACCGAAATTAAACGTTTCGATTGGTTCCGTGGTTACCACGTGGGCGGTCGCTCGCTGATGTGGGGCCGCCAATCATACCGTTGGGCCGATGTTGATTTTGAAGCCAACCTGAAAGACGGTATCGCTGTTGACTGGCCTATCCGTTATAAAGACATCGCTCCATGGTACAGCTATGCCGAAAAATTTGCAGGTATCTCTGGTAATAGAGACGGTTTACCGATTCTTCCGGATGGTGATTTTATGCCGCCGATGGAGATGAACGTTGTTGAAAAAGATGTTTCAAAACGCTTAAAAGAATACTATAAAGAAGCACGCCACATGATCATCGGCCGTACAGCCAATATTACTGTGCCGCATTATGATCGTACTAACTGCCAGTACCGTAACAAATGCTGGTTGGGTTGTCCGTTCGGTGCTTATTTCAGCACGCAATCGGCTACTTTGCCTGCGGCTATGGCTACAGGTAATTTAACCGTGCGCCCATGGTCTATCGTTACCAAGATCATCTACGATAAAGACACCAAGAAAGCTAAAGGTGTTGAGGTTTTGGATGCTGAAACAAACAAAACATACGAATACTTCGCCAAGATCGTATTCGTAAACGCTTCAACCATTAACTCGGCCTGGATCCTGATGAACTCGGCTACCGATGTTTGGGAAGGTGGCTTAGGCAGCAGCAGCGGCGAACTTGGCCACAACCTGATGGACCACCACCTTAACGTAAGCGCATCGGGCAGGTTTGAAGGTTATGAAGATAAATACTACTTTGGTCGCCGTGCCAACGGTTTCTACATTCCTCGCTACCGCAACCTGAATGGCGAAAAACGCGATTATATCCGTGGTTTCGGCTACCAGGGTTCTGCAAGCCGCGAAGGCTGGAGCCGTGACATTGCCGAACTGAACATTGGTGGTGCGTTTAAAGACGCCCTGACCGAACCAGGTTCATGGCATGTAGGTATGGGCGGTTTCGGCGAAACATTGCCTTACCATGATAACAAGATCACTATCGATAAAACCAAAAAAGATAAATGGGGCTTACCTGTTGTTGCCATTGATGCCGAACTGAAAGAGAACGAGCTGAAAATGCGTATCGACATGGAAAAAGACGGTAAAGAAATGCTGGAAGCAATTGGCTGTAAAGATGTTCAAACTTCAAGCACCAATCCATATCTTGGTCGTGGCATTCACGAAATGGGTACCGCACGTATGGGCCGCGATCCAAAAACTTCGGTATTGAACGAGTGGAACCAGGTTTGGGATGCTAAAAACGTATTTGTTACCGATGGCTCATGTATGACCTCGGCTGCATGTCAAAACCCATCACTTACTTATATGGCTTTAACCGCGCGTGCAGCTAATTACGCAGTTGATGCATTGAAAAAGGGAGAAATTTAA
- a CDS encoding Gfo/Idh/MocA family oxidoreductase → MTEEKDKTPNPSRRQFIKTGAVAAAGFMIVPRHVLGGKGFIAPSDKLLIAGVGAGGKGQSDIANFYKSGKAEIAFLCDVDDRRSAKSRGDFPKAKYYKDWREMFDKEHKNFDAVSVSTPDHNHAIITYNAMQLNKHVYVQKPLTHDIWEARLLTEAAKKYKVVTQMGNQGSSNDGTRLMSEWYDADLIGDVHTVYCWTNRPVWPQGIAWPAPQQNIPKELDWDLWLGTAPKKDYVDKLVPFNWRGWWDYGTGALGDMGCHLVEAPFRVLGIQYAKDVQASVGSVYVDEFKEGHFPESCPPSSHITLTFPKTDKTKGDVTLHWMDGGIQPERPIELLASENFGGEEGNGTLFIGTKGKMYASTYSDAPTLLPKALTKDAKAPQKWARVPGGANGHYAQWVEGCIAGYGKTELSSSFDKAGPLTEALLMANLAVRGHELQGGRVKLVWDNKAMKVTNFDAVNQYIKRDYRDGFVLKA, encoded by the coding sequence ATGACTGAAGAAAAGGACAAAACCCCTAATCCGTCGAGAAGGCAGTTTATTAAAACCGGCGCTGTAGCCGCGGCCGGCTTTATGATCGTTCCGCGCCATGTATTGGGCGGAAAGGGCTTCATTGCTCCAAGCGATAAATTGTTAATTGCCGGCGTTGGTGCAGGTGGTAAAGGCCAAAGCGATATCGCTAATTTTTACAAAAGCGGTAAAGCAGAGATCGCTTTCCTGTGCGATGTAGACGACAGAAGATCGGCTAAATCACGCGGTGATTTCCCTAAAGCCAAGTATTATAAAGACTGGCGCGAAATGTTTGATAAAGAACACAAAAATTTCGATGCCGTATCGGTTTCAACCCCCGATCATAACCACGCTATCATCACTTATAACGCCATGCAGCTGAACAAACACGTGTATGTTCAAAAGCCGTTAACGCATGATATTTGGGAAGCCCGTTTATTAACCGAGGCTGCAAAAAAATATAAAGTGGTTACACAAATGGGTAACCAGGGTTCATCAAACGATGGTACACGCCTGATGTCTGAATGGTATGATGCCGACCTGATTGGTGATGTGCATACTGTTTACTGCTGGACAAACCGCCCTGTATGGCCGCAAGGTATTGCATGGCCTGCACCACAGCAAAACATCCCGAAAGAACTGGATTGGGACCTGTGGTTGGGTACTGCGCCTAAAAAAGATTACGTAGATAAACTGGTACCATTTAACTGGCGCGGCTGGTGGGATTACGGCACCGGTGCTCTTGGCGATATGGGTTGCCACCTTGTTGAAGCACCTTTCCGCGTACTGGGTATCCAATATGCAAAAGATGTACAGGCCAGTGTTGGTAGTGTATATGTTGACGAGTTTAAAGAAGGCCACTTCCCTGAAAGCTGCCCTCCGTCAAGCCACATCACTTTAACCTTCCCTAAAACCGATAAAACCAAAGGCGATGTTACCCTGCACTGGATGGACGGCGGTATTCAACCCGAACGCCCAATCGAGTTATTGGCAAGCGAAAACTTTGGTGGCGAAGAAGGTAACGGTACTTTATTTATCGGTACTAAAGGTAAAATGTACGCAAGTACTTACTCTGATGCACCTACATTGCTGCCGAAAGCGCTCACCAAAGATGCCAAAGCTCCGCAAAAATGGGCTCGTGTACCTGGTGGTGCTAATGGGCACTACGCGCAGTGGGTTGAGGGTTGTATTGCAGGTTACGGTAAAACAGAACTTAGCTCATCATTTGATAAAGCCGGTCCGCTTACTGAGGCATTATTGATGGCAAACCTTGCGGTTCGCGGTCATGAGTTACAAGGCGGCCGGGTAAAACTGGTTTGGGATAACAAAGCCATGAAGGTTACCAACTTTGATGCAGTTAACCAATATATTAAACGCGATTACCGTGATGGTTTCGTGTTAAAAGCATAA
- a CDS encoding gluconate 2-dehydrogenase subunit 3 family protein: MNRREAISRVGLILGGTIIGAEFFISGCKPSSPKVNDLFTQDDLALLDEIGETILPKTSTPGAKDAQVGKFMTVMVQDCYKEDDQKIFTKGLNDLNDACDKKFGKKFLEATPQQRTELLTELDKEQKEYTKNKKPEDPNHYFRMLKELTLLGFFTSKPGATEALRYIAVPGKYDGNLPYKKGDKAWAT; this comes from the coding sequence ATGAATAGAAGAGAAGCGATAAGCAGGGTGGGCCTGATCCTCGGCGGTACTATTATTGGTGCCGAGTTTTTCATCTCGGGATGTAAACCATCTTCGCCAAAAGTAAACGACCTGTTTACGCAGGATGACCTTGCCCTTTTGGATGAGATAGGCGAAACCATTTTGCCTAAAACCTCAACTCCGGGTGCTAAGGATGCGCAGGTTGGCAAGTTTATGACCGTAATGGTACAGGATTGCTACAAGGAAGATGATCAGAAAATTTTTACTAAAGGCCTGAATGACCTTAATGATGCCTGCGACAAGAAATTCGGTAAAAAATTCCTGGAGGCTACCCCTCAGCAACGTACCGAATTGTTAACCGAGCTGGATAAAGAGCAAAAAGAATACACCAAAAACAAAAAGCCTGAAGATCCGAACCATTACTTCAGGATGTTGAAAGAATTAACCCTGTTGGGTTTCTTCACTTCAAAACCGGGCGCTACAGAGGCCTTGCGTTATATTGCCGTTCCGGGCAAATATGATGGCAACCTGCCGTACAAAAAAGGCGACAAAGCCTGGGCAACCTAA
- a CDS encoding Gfo/Idh/MocA family protein, with protein sequence MKLRLGMIGGGQGAFIGAVHRIAARIDGEYELVCGAFSSNPEKSQASGLLLGLPASRSYSSYQELIEKEKQLPEDERVQVISIVTPNHVHFAPTKMALENGFHVVLDKPMTFSLDEAKELDKVVKASGKLFCLTHTYTGYPMVKEAKQLIKAGKIGTVRKVYVEYPQGWLSSFLEGEDNKQASWRTDPGKSGIAGAMGDIGTHAFNLAEYVTGLQVTKICADINIVVEGRKLDDDGAALLKFNNGASGVLTATQIAAGEENNLKIRVYGEKGGLEWHQSDANSLTVMYTDKPAETWRAGAGYTSSFAQHNTRTPPGHPEGYLEAFANLYRNFALTVKAGLEGKEATPEELDFPGIEEGIRGMAFIENVIASGKSDVKWTDFTI encoded by the coding sequence ATGAAATTACGATTAGGAATGATAGGCGGCGGACAAGGTGCCTTTATTGGTGCCGTACACCGCATAGCTGCCCGCATTGATGGTGAGTATGAACTGGTTTGCGGCGCTTTCAGCTCAAACCCCGAAAAATCGCAGGCCAGCGGTTTATTGCTTGGTTTACCGGCCAGCCGTTCGTACAGCTCATACCAGGAACTGATTGAAAAAGAAAAACAACTGCCCGAGGATGAACGTGTGCAGGTGATTAGCATAGTTACCCCAAACCACGTGCATTTTGCCCCAACCAAAATGGCATTGGAAAACGGTTTTCACGTAGTGCTTGATAAGCCGATGACTTTTTCTTTAGATGAAGCTAAAGAACTGGATAAAGTAGTAAAGGCATCTGGCAAACTGTTTTGCTTAACCCACACCTACACAGGCTACCCAATGGTTAAGGAAGCCAAACAATTGATCAAAGCCGGTAAAATAGGAACCGTTAGAAAAGTTTATGTAGAGTATCCGCAAGGATGGTTGAGCAGCTTTTTAGAAGGAGAAGATAACAAGCAAGCTTCATGGCGTACCGATCCGGGTAAAAGCGGCATAGCGGGTGCAATGGGCGATATAGGCACGCACGCCTTTAACCTGGCCGAGTATGTTACCGGCTTGCAGGTTACCAAAATTTGCGCAGATATCAATATCGTTGTTGAAGGCCGTAAACTGGATGATGACGGTGCTGCACTGTTGAAATTTAACAATGGCGCAAGCGGCGTACTTACTGCAACCCAAATTGCAGCAGGCGAAGAGAATAATTTAAAAATCAGGGTGTATGGCGAAAAAGGCGGTTTGGAATGGCACCAGAGTGATGCTAACTCATTAACAGTAATGTACACTGATAAACCTGCCGAAACCTGGAGAGCCGGCGCCGGTTATACCAGTTCATTCGCGCAGCACAACACCCGCACCCCTCCTGGACACCCCGAAGGTTACCTCGAGGCTTTTGCCAACCTGTACCGCAACTTTGCTTTAACCGTTAAAGCCGGTTTGGAAGGCAAGGAAGCCACTCCCGAAGAACTGGATTTTCCGGGTATTGAGGAAGGCATCCGCGGGATGGCTTTTATCGAAAACGTGATCGCATCAGGTAAATCGGACGTTAAATGGACTGATTTCACTATTTAA
- a CDS encoding sugar phosphate isomerase/epimerase family protein, protein MTTIKGPAIFIAQFIGDTAPFNSLESICRWAAGLGYKGVQLPTNDARFIDLQKAAESKTYADEIKGIVNAAGLEITELSTHLQGQLVAVNPVYDDLFDGFAPEHLRGNPAERQKWAVQQLKYAAQASKNLGLAASVTFSGALLWPMVYPWPQRPAGIVGTAFEELAKRWTPILDVYEENGIDLCYEIHPGEDLHDGITYEMFLDHVKGHKRANLLYDPSHFVLQCLDYLEYIDLYHERIKMFHVKDAEFNPTGRQGVYGGYQNWVDRAGRFRSLGDGQVDFKSIFSKLTQYDYKGWAVLEWECALKHPEDGAREGAQFIKDHIIRVTERAFDDFAASGSDDAFNRKTLGI, encoded by the coding sequence ATGACCACTATAAAAGGACCAGCCATATTTATAGCACAGTTTATAGGCGATACGGCACCATTTAACAGTCTTGAATCTATCTGCCGGTGGGCAGCCGGTTTAGGCTACAAAGGTGTGCAATTGCCAACCAACGATGCCCGCTTTATCGACCTGCAAAAAGCTGCCGAAAGCAAAACTTATGCTGATGAGATTAAAGGTATTGTTAATGCCGCCGGTTTGGAAATTACCGAGCTTTCAACTCACCTGCAAGGTCAGTTGGTTGCCGTAAACCCGGTTTACGATGATCTGTTTGATGGTTTCGCCCCCGAGCATTTACGCGGCAACCCTGCCGAAAGGCAAAAATGGGCTGTACAGCAACTGAAATATGCTGCGCAGGCATCTAAAAATTTAGGATTAGCGGCTTCGGTTACCTTTAGCGGTGCGCTGCTTTGGCCAATGGTTTACCCATGGCCGCAACGCCCTGCCGGTATCGTAGGCACAGCTTTTGAAGAGCTTGCTAAACGCTGGACACCGATTCTGGATGTTTACGAAGAAAACGGCATCGACCTTTGCTACGAGATCCACCCGGGCGAAGATCTGCACGATGGCATTACTTATGAAATGTTCCTGGATCATGTAAAAGGCCATAAACGTGCCAACTTATTGTACGATCCATCGCACTTTGTACTGCAATGTCTGGATTACCTCGAATACATCGACCTTTACCACGAGCGCATCAAAATGTTCCATGTTAAGGATGCCGAGTTTAACCCAACCGGTCGCCAGGGCGTTTACGGCGGCTACCAAAACTGGGTTGACCGCGCAGGCCGTTTCCGCTCATTGGGCGACGGACAGGTTGATTTTAAATCGATATTCAGCAAACTAACGCAGTATGATTACAAAGGATGGGCTGTGTTGGAATGGGAATGCGCGCTTAAACACCCGGAAGACGGCGCAAGAGAAGGCGCTCAATTCATCAAAGATCATATCATCCGTGTAACCGAACGCGCTTTCGACGATTTCGCAGCATCAGGCAGTGATGACGCGTTTAACAGGAAAACGTTGGGGATATAG